The following are encoded in a window of Clarias gariepinus isolate MV-2021 ecotype Netherlands chromosome 8, CGAR_prim_01v2, whole genome shotgun sequence genomic DNA:
- the LOC128528669 gene encoding zinc finger protein 501-like: MSSSGSLHAKNHCRASTSEMDKNKIHCSLEGESFAMQNNIQDHQHIPIKEKTYCCSQCGKSFTHPSNLRQHKRIHTGEKPYYCSQCGKSFAQKRTLTEHKRIHTGEKPYHCLQCGKSFAQKSTFKEHKRIHTGEKPYYCLQCGKSFAQKSSFTKHKRIHTGEKPYYCSQCGKSFSEKCVLIKHERIHTGEKPYFCSLCGKSFAQHNCLIEHKKIHTGEKPYYCSQCGKSFSRKSTFTNHKRIHTGEKPYFCSQCGKSFSQQSHLTKHERIHTGEKPYFCTQCGKSFARQSHLTRHERIHTGEKPYQCSECMKSFTDSSSLNKHEHICKG; this comes from the coding sequence ATGTCATCATCTGGTTCTCTTCACGCTAAAAACCATTGCAGAGCAAGTACTTCAGAAATGGACAAGAATAAAATTCACTGCTCACTGGAGGGGGAAAGTTTTGCTATGCAGAATAATATTCAAGATCACCAGCACATTcccattaaagaaaaaacatattgctgctcacaatgtgggaagagttttacccaCCCAAGTAATCTCAGACAACACAAAcggattcacacaggagagaaaccaTATTACTGTTCAcaatgtggaaagagttttgccCAGAAGCGCACTCTCACAGAACACAAAcggattcacacaggagagaaaccgtATCACTGTTTAcaatgtggaaagagttttgccCAGAAGAGTACTTTCAAAGAACACAAAcggattcacacaggagagaaaccaTATTACTGTTTAcaatgtggaaagagttttgccCAGAAGAGTTctttcacaaaacacaaacggattcacacaggagagaaaccaTATTACTGTTCACaatgtggaaaaagtttttCCGAGAAGTGTGTTCTCATAAAACACGAAcggattcacacaggagagaaaccaTATTTCTGTTCACTATGTGGCAAGAGTTTTGCCCAGCATAATTGTCTCATAGAACACAAAAagattcacacaggagagaaaccaTATTACTGTTCAcaatgtgggaagagtttttccCGGAAGAGTACTTTCACAAATCACAaacgcattcacacaggagagaaaccaTATTTCTGTTCAcaatgtgggaagagtttttccCAGCAAAGTCATCTCACAAAACACGAACGgattcacacaggagaaaaaCCATATTTCTGTACCcaatgtgggaagagttttgccCGGCAGAGTCATCTCACAAGACACGAAcggattcacacaggagagaaaccaTATCAATGCTCAGAGTGTATGAAAAGTTTTACGGATAGTTCTTCTCTCAATAAACATGAGCATATTTGCAAAGGATAG